From Synoicihabitans lomoniglobus, the proteins below share one genomic window:
- a CDS encoding ABC transporter permease, which translates to MSLLKFAFRKLLHQPLYTALAIGTLGIGIGSVVTCFSAVNTMMFRPLPAASHGDAIVTLSQFKKSADGEGKGYRMGMNALDGFAVAARSESLDGVWLHTDLTVILAGDAGPMRFLGTRLSPLAFAEMGVQPQLGRKFTAADALPDAEPVALISDDAWTKRFERDPLALDSVIKINGIDTRIIGVMPVRWRYPEFSDVWLPLGLVDSASLPREMLRRGAFYFAAHGRLRTGVTVEAAQAELDRIADELAREHPDTNTGIGISVMSWRQDIQRDSIYFILMLFIAGTCIFLISCANIANLQLARGSDRGPEIAVRIALGASRWQVFRQLAVENLVLGLLGAAMGAVVGLWGIDLVVTSLNIEPPFWLQLDPDWRVLSFTVVCGFLASFIFGLAPALRDSRPDLSAGLKESSRTGLDQGPFGQRLRNAIVIMELALALVLLVGAGLMTRSFLKLRAIEPGYDSSQVLTFRAGFPQGYSETPEEEADFFSTLPRQLEKLDGITHAAAITQLPGSHNGAAEAILLEENAGLYVPRITLPRVAYRGVSRGYFDTLRIPVIAGRDFEAADRDSNQRVAIVDTAFAEDVGMSPEALLGQRIDATENWKGTDMGDTAIIVGVVGAIRHVHSDDGRRPTLYFSILQSPVNFMSVAVRTTGDPSALAATIGNEVLGVHSGMPIYTVLTLDQVILRTIWQQYFFSRLLLFAGIIAVGLACVGIYGVMTFAVSMRQHEIGLRMALGAPASEVVGDVVRKGLHLVVLGLGAGFIAATLLANLLSGTLYGITPHDPPTFAIVPTLLAAVALLSCYLSSRRATRINPMAAMRME; encoded by the coding sequence ATGAGTCTGCTCAAATTCGCTTTCCGCAAACTGCTCCACCAACCGCTCTACACCGCACTGGCAATCGGCACGCTCGGCATCGGGATCGGTTCGGTGGTGACGTGTTTTTCGGCCGTCAACACCATGATGTTCCGACCGTTGCCGGCCGCCTCCCACGGCGACGCCATCGTCACGCTGTCCCAATTCAAAAAATCCGCGGACGGCGAAGGCAAAGGCTACCGCATGGGCATGAACGCCCTCGACGGCTTCGCCGTGGCCGCCCGCTCGGAGAGCCTCGACGGCGTCTGGTTGCACACCGACCTCACCGTGATTCTGGCGGGCGACGCCGGCCCGATGCGCTTCCTCGGCACGCGGCTTTCGCCGCTGGCCTTTGCCGAGATGGGCGTGCAGCCCCAGCTCGGCCGCAAATTCACCGCCGCGGACGCATTGCCCGACGCCGAGCCGGTGGCGTTGATCTCGGATGATGCCTGGACGAAACGTTTTGAACGCGACCCGCTGGCCCTCGACTCGGTCATCAAAATCAACGGCATCGACACGCGCATCATCGGCGTCATGCCAGTCCGATGGCGGTATCCGGAATTTTCCGACGTTTGGCTGCCGCTGGGTCTGGTGGATTCGGCGTCCCTGCCGCGCGAAATGCTGCGGCGCGGAGCGTTTTATTTCGCCGCCCACGGTCGACTCCGGACGGGAGTCACCGTCGAAGCCGCCCAAGCCGAACTCGATCGCATCGCCGACGAGCTCGCGCGGGAGCACCCCGACACCAACACCGGCATCGGCATCTCCGTCATGTCCTGGCGGCAGGACATTCAGCGGGACTCCATCTATTTCATCCTAATGCTGTTCATTGCCGGCACCTGTATCTTCCTGATTTCGTGTGCCAACATTGCGAACCTGCAGCTGGCGCGCGGCAGTGACCGCGGCCCCGAGATCGCGGTGCGCATCGCCCTCGGCGCCAGCCGTTGGCAGGTCTTCCGGCAACTGGCGGTGGAGAACCTCGTGCTCGGGCTTCTCGGTGCGGCCATGGGTGCGGTGGTCGGGCTGTGGGGTATCGATTTGGTGGTGACGTCGCTCAACATCGAACCGCCGTTCTGGCTGCAGCTCGATCCGGACTGGCGAGTGCTCAGTTTCACCGTGGTCTGCGGCTTTCTCGCCAGTTTCATCTTCGGCCTCGCGCCCGCGTTGCGCGACTCCCGGCCGGATTTAAGCGCCGGACTAAAGGAGAGCTCCCGCACCGGACTCGACCAGGGCCCGTTCGGACAGCGGCTGCGCAACGCCATTGTGATCATGGAACTGGCCCTGGCCCTCGTGTTGTTGGTCGGCGCCGGTTTGATGACGCGCAGCTTTCTCAAACTGCGCGCCATCGAGCCCGGTTATGATTCGTCGCAGGTGCTGACTTTTCGCGCTGGTTTTCCACAGGGTTACAGCGAGACGCCCGAAGAAGAAGCTGACTTTTTCAGCACGTTGCCCCGCCAATTGGAAAAACTGGACGGCATCACCCACGCGGCGGCCATCACCCAACTTCCCGGCAGTCACAACGGTGCCGCGGAGGCCATCCTGCTGGAGGAGAACGCGGGCTTATACGTTCCGCGGATCACCCTGCCCCGGGTGGCGTATCGCGGCGTTTCCCGAGGCTACTTCGACACCTTGCGCATCCCGGTGATCGCCGGCCGGGATTTCGAGGCGGCCGATCGCGACAGCAACCAGCGCGTCGCGATCGTGGACACGGCCTTCGCCGAGGACGTGGGAATGAGCCCGGAAGCACTGCTCGGACAGAGAATCGATGCGACGGAAAACTGGAAGGGAACGGACATGGGTGACACCGCCATCATTGTGGGCGTGGTGGGTGCCATTCGCCATGTGCACAGCGACGACGGCCGTCGTCCCACGCTTTACTTCTCCATCCTGCAATCTCCGGTGAATTTCATGTCAGTCGCAGTGCGCACCACCGGCGATCCCTCCGCGCTCGCCGCCACCATTGGCAACGAAGTGCTCGGCGTGCACAGCGGCATGCCCATCTACACGGTGCTCACGCTCGACCAGGTCATCCTGCGCACGATCTGGCAGCAGTATTTCTTTTCGCGACTACTGTTGTTCGCCGGCATCATCGCGGTGGGGCTCGCTTGTGTGGGCATCTACGGCGTCATGACCTTCGCCGTAAGCATGCGGCAACACGAAATCGGACTGCGCATGGCGCTTGGAGCTCCCGCCTCGGAAGTCGTCGGCGACGTGGTGCGCAAAGGCCTGCACTTGGTCGTGCTCGGACTGGGGGCCGGCTTCATCGCCGCCACGCTGTTGGCAAATCTTCTCAGCGGCACCCTCTACGGCATCACCCCGCACGACCCGCCCACCTTCGCCATCGTGCCGACGTTGCTCGCCGCCGTGGCACTCCTGTCCTGCTACCTCTCCAGCCGCCGCGCCACGAGGATCAATCCCATGGCCGCCATGCGCATGGAGTAG
- a CDS encoding efflux RND transporter periplasmic adaptor subunit: MDIPRPNQAAAKRKKRITMIVVVVALLGAITFGLSRLKPAAPSMDRNLVWVDTVKRGPMVRQVRGLGTLVPENIRWVAARTQARVETIILRPGAMVTADSVILELSNPDVTQAAETAVSSLQAAQAGLANLRVQLQSQLLAAESAAAAAKAAYEQARLRAEVNDELFADGLVSRLELELSKVTAEEASTRNNIEQKRFAFSQESIKPQLAVQEAEVSRLEAQARLRQAEADALKVKAGMAGVLSALPVEVGAQVQPGQSIARVADPTDLKAEIRIAETQAKDITIGQLASVDTRNGIVSGRVVRIDPAVQNGTVLVDVTLEGELPRGARPDLSVDGTIELERLDDVIYVGRPAFGQERSTVTIFKLDPNSDLAERTQVQLGRSSVNTIEIIRGLNPGDQVILSDMSQWDSHDRVQLN, encoded by the coding sequence ATGGATATTCCCCGGCCCAACCAAGCAGCAGCAAAACGTAAGAAACGCATCACCATGATCGTGGTGGTCGTCGCCCTTCTCGGCGCGATTACGTTTGGTCTGTCCCGCCTCAAGCCCGCCGCTCCGTCGATGGATCGCAACCTCGTCTGGGTCGATACCGTCAAGCGCGGTCCCATGGTCCGTCAGGTCCGCGGCCTCGGCACCCTCGTCCCGGAAAACATCCGCTGGGTCGCCGCCCGCACCCAAGCCCGCGTCGAAACCATCATCCTGCGCCCCGGCGCGATGGTCACCGCCGACAGCGTCATTCTCGAGCTCTCCAATCCCGACGTTACGCAGGCCGCCGAAACCGCCGTTTCTTCCCTGCAAGCCGCCCAAGCCGGCCTCGCCAATCTGCGCGTGCAACTGCAATCCCAGCTGCTCGCCGCCGAATCCGCCGCCGCCGCCGCCAAGGCCGCTTACGAACAAGCCCGCCTTCGCGCCGAGGTAAACGACGAACTCTTCGCCGACGGCCTCGTCTCGCGTCTCGAACTCGAACTTTCCAAAGTGACCGCCGAAGAGGCTTCCACCCGCAACAACATCGAGCAAAAGCGCTTCGCGTTTTCCCAGGAATCCATCAAGCCACAGCTCGCCGTGCAGGAGGCCGAGGTCTCCCGCCTCGAAGCCCAAGCCCGCCTTCGCCAAGCCGAAGCCGATGCCCTCAAGGTCAAGGCCGGCATGGCCGGTGTGCTCTCCGCCCTCCCGGTCGAAGTCGGTGCCCAGGTGCAACCCGGCCAAAGCATCGCCCGCGTCGCCGATCCGACAGATTTGAAGGCCGAAATCCGCATCGCCGAAACCCAGGCCAAAGACATCACCATCGGCCAGCTCGCCTCGGTCGATACGCGCAACGGCATCGTCTCCGGACGCGTGGTTCGCATCGATCCCGCCGTGCAAAACGGCACGGTTCTGGTCGATGTCACGCTCGAAGGTGAACTCCCGCGCGGAGCGCGCCCCGACCTATCCGTCGACGGCACCATCGAACTCGAACGCCTCGACGACGTGATCTACGTGGGCCGCCCCGCCTTTGGTCAGGAACGCTCCACCGTCACGATCTTCAAACTCGATCCCAATTCCGACCTCGCCGAGCGCACTCAGGTCCAACTCGGTCGCAGTTCCGTGAATACGATTGAAATCATCCGCGGCCTCAATCCCGGCGATCAGGTCATCCTCTCCGACATGTCGCAGTGGGACTCCCACGACCGCGTGCAACTCAACTAA
- a CDS encoding ABC transporter ATP-binding protein, producing MPESLIKLEGVTKVFLTDEVETHALSGIHMNIDQGEYVSIAGPSGCGKSTLLSILGLLDTPTDGTYLLNSRPVQGLSLPERARIRNREIGFIFQSFNLIGDLTVYENVELPLTYRGMPAAERKERVLEALEKVGMGHRAKHLPSQLSGGQQQRVAVARALAGHPAVLLADEPTGNLDSKNGEAVMDLLAELHQGGATIVMVTHDSRFARNADRTIHVFDGRVVQEQVETDPTA from the coding sequence ATGCCCGAATCCCTCATCAAACTCGAAGGCGTCACCAAGGTCTTCCTCACCGACGAAGTTGAAACCCATGCCCTCTCCGGCATTCACATGAACATCGACCAAGGGGAATATGTCTCGATCGCCGGCCCGTCCGGTTGCGGTAAATCCACCTTGCTCTCCATTCTCGGCCTCCTGGATACGCCCACCGACGGCACCTACCTGCTCAACAGTCGCCCGGTCCAAGGCCTGTCTCTTCCCGAGCGCGCTCGTATCCGCAACCGCGAAATCGGCTTCATCTTCCAGTCCTTCAATCTCATCGGTGACCTCACCGTTTATGAGAACGTCGAACTCCCGCTCACCTACCGCGGCATGCCCGCCGCCGAGCGCAAGGAACGCGTGCTCGAAGCCCTCGAAAAGGTCGGCATGGGTCACCGCGCCAAGCATCTCCCCTCGCAACTCTCCGGTGGTCAGCAACAGCGCGTGGCCGTCGCCCGCGCCCTCGCCGGTCACCCGGCCGTGCTCCTCGCCGACGAGCCCACCGGCAACCTCGATTCCAAGAACGGTGAAGCCGTCATGGACCTGCTCGCCGAGCTCCACCAAGGCGGCGCCACCATCGTCATGGTGACCCACGATTCGCGCTTCGCCCGCAATGCCGATCGCACCATCCACGTGTTCGATGGCCGCGTCGTGCAGGAGCAGGTCGAAACCGACCCGACCGCCTGA
- a CDS encoding ABC transporter permease — MLNDIRHAFRQLWRAPALTLLAVLMLALGTGVNTAVFSVAHGLLLTPLPYPGGERLAQLAVRASDDPTRSSGLTPAQYRRLEAAPDAPWEAIASWRYNYSSLSGIDEPVRLTSIQATDTYFEVLGTAAWRGRTFLPEDAAPGASPRAVISHDLWLRELGAPARLDQATLQIDGEAVAIIGVMPPGWTDPFNNARLWLPTVATGGVNTVDSARFWTGMARLRPDVSPAQINAWLTTHQAPITADNPAMHADWVPTLSPLKPLLLGSYREGVMLLMGAAALVLLVTCANYSGLLLIRASARRHEQAVRMALGAERWPLLRTGLVESCLLAVMGGVAGIFAGWWGLDLLLATVPSGWLPRADAIELNVPVLAFALVSAALTGLAAGAYPAWSASSAKVQSALQSSGRMSDAPPVARLRAALVVGQIVLALGLLTSAGLVGRSLLAKQAINPGLQTAPLLRVGLSLSSRDFPDQDTRRRYFDQVVAAVQAVPGVADAAFTQTMPFLWGIPASFAIVGQPMDAARLPSAYYDSVGTDFLKTTRLPLQQGRWFAPTDGPDQPRVAVVSAATARAFFGDGNPLGQRLRFTSTPNTDGVEIIGVVADVPRDGLGVGQPLQVYSHLPQRPTEFATLLVRADIAPAALIDDVKRAIWKLNPDQAVANAEPVSELVASSLTESRLYSWLIIVFAALTLGLATIGLYATMTFSIHRRTREFGVRMAIGAEPRRILQQVLQEGLRLTLGGAVLGLVFSVLVTRLLETMLYATSPLHLPTYLAVTALVLLTALFAIWLPARRATRIAPAEALRSD, encoded by the coding sequence TTGCTCAACGACATCCGTCACGCCTTTCGCCAGCTGTGGCGCGCGCCTGCGCTGACGTTGCTCGCGGTGCTCATGCTCGCGTTGGGCACCGGCGTGAACACCGCCGTATTCTCCGTCGCCCACGGCCTGCTCCTCACGCCGTTGCCCTACCCGGGCGGAGAGCGGCTCGCCCAACTGGCCGTGCGCGCGTCCGACGATCCGACCCGAAGCTCCGGCCTTACCCCCGCACAATATCGTCGCCTCGAAGCCGCGCCGGATGCGCCCTGGGAAGCAATCGCCTCCTGGCGCTACAACTACTCCAGTCTCAGCGGCATCGACGAACCGGTGCGTTTGACCAGTATTCAGGCCACCGATACGTATTTCGAAGTGCTGGGCACTGCAGCTTGGCGCGGCCGCACGTTCCTGCCCGAGGACGCCGCCCCGGGGGCTTCACCGCGGGCCGTGATCAGTCATGATTTGTGGCTGCGTGAACTCGGCGCGCCCGCGCGGCTGGATCAGGCAACCCTCCAAATCGACGGCGAGGCGGTCGCGATCATCGGCGTGATGCCACCGGGTTGGACCGACCCGTTCAACAATGCCCGGCTGTGGCTGCCCACCGTCGCGACCGGCGGGGTGAACACGGTCGACTCGGCCCGGTTTTGGACCGGCATGGCGCGCCTGCGTCCGGACGTTTCTCCGGCGCAGATCAACGCATGGCTGACCACGCACCAAGCGCCGATCACCGCGGACAATCCGGCCATGCACGCGGATTGGGTGCCGACCCTGTCTCCGTTGAAACCCCTGCTGCTCGGCAGTTACCGTGAAGGCGTCATGCTTTTGATGGGCGCGGCGGCGCTGGTGCTGCTCGTCACCTGCGCCAACTACTCCGGTCTGTTGTTGATCCGGGCTTCGGCGCGGCGCCATGAGCAGGCCGTGCGCATGGCACTGGGCGCGGAACGCTGGCCGTTGCTACGGACCGGTCTGGTCGAGTCGTGCCTCCTCGCCGTCATGGGCGGCGTCGCCGGCATCTTCGCCGGTTGGTGGGGATTGGACCTGCTGCTCGCCACGGTGCCTTCTGGATGGCTGCCGCGGGCCGATGCGATCGAGCTCAATGTTCCGGTATTGGCGTTCGCGCTCGTCTCCGCCGCGTTGACTGGACTCGCCGCCGGCGCTTACCCGGCTTGGAGCGCCAGCAGCGCCAAGGTGCAGTCGGCCCTGCAATCCAGTGGACGCATGTCGGACGCACCGCCGGTCGCCCGACTGCGCGCGGCGCTCGTGGTGGGCCAAATCGTGCTGGCCTTGGGCCTGCTCACGTCGGCCGGTTTGGTCGGTCGCAGTCTGCTGGCCAAACAAGCCATCAATCCCGGACTACAAACGGCACCGCTGCTGCGGGTCGGACTGTCCCTGTCCTCCCGTGACTTCCCCGACCAGGACACTCGGCGACGCTATTTCGATCAAGTCGTGGCTGCCGTGCAGGCCGTGCCCGGCGTGGCAGACGCCGCTTTCACCCAGACCATGCCGTTTTTGTGGGGCATTCCCGCATCGTTTGCCATCGTCGGTCAGCCCATGGATGCCGCCCGCCTTCCCAGCGCCTACTACGACTCCGTCGGCACGGATTTTCTCAAAACCACGCGCTTACCCCTGCAGCAAGGACGTTGGTTTGCCCCCACGGACGGACCTGACCAACCCCGCGTCGCGGTCGTCAGTGCAGCCACGGCCCGGGCCTTCTTCGGCGACGGTAATCCGCTGGGGCAACGACTGCGATTCACGAGCACCCCGAACACGGACGGCGTGGAAATCATCGGCGTGGTCGCCGATGTGCCGCGCGACGGTTTGGGCGTCGGACAACCGTTGCAGGTATACTCGCATCTGCCGCAGCGCCCGACCGAATTCGCGACCCTGCTGGTGCGCGCTGATATCGCTCCGGCGGCGCTGATTGACGACGTCAAACGGGCCATTTGGAAGTTGAACCCAGATCAGGCGGTGGCCAATGCCGAGCCGGTGTCGGAGCTGGTCGCATCGAGTCTCACCGAGTCGCGCCTCTACTCGTGGTTGATTATCGTTTTCGCCGCCCTGACCCTCGGTCTGGCAACCATCGGACTGTATGCGACCATGACGTTTTCCATTCACCGACGCACCCGGGAGTTTGGGGTGCGCATGGCCATCGGTGCCGAACCCCGCCGCATCTTGCAGCAAGTGTTGCAAGAAGGCCTGCGACTCACGTTGGGCGGGGCCGTGCTCGGTCTCGTATTTTCCGTATTGGTCACTCGCCTCCTGGAAACGATGCTTTATGCGACGTCACCGTTGCACCTGCCGACCTACCTGGCGGTCACGGCCCTCGTATTGCTCACCGCTCTGTTCGCCATCTGGCTCCCCGCGCGACGCGCCACCCGGATCGCGCCCGCGGAGGCCCTGCGATCCGACTAG